The genome window catgcataatgggccccaTTATGGCATCTGCCTACAGGATGCAAGAAAAACTGATGATGGAATAATTCTGTAGGTGGTAATCTTGAGTGCAGATGCACATCTTAGTGATAAACATGCCCTTGTGTGAGCAGACAGTTCTTCCAGTCACATGAGGCAGGTGGTCCCTTATTTTTGCCAATTAACTCATCCACTTAGGGCAGAGCTTACCACAAAAGAGACAGAGCTATATCAAAATGTACatactgttggaatttccagccttgctttgcatgcagcagcagcagcagcagcaagagcagcatggaattctgggaagctgcacaaacattctatgGGTGATAGTTAAAatctgttggtagtgttctgttccctcacacacactctctgagactgcctgactgactgactaagagaaaagatgtgctctgtatactgttgtaaaccaaatgatatagaaatgtgctctgactagactaaaagatattgtaatgcaaccaaactgtaacaaatcattagctgtgcatgtaactattatttgtgatactgtgtatataatgtaaatatctctctcaggttaaataaagttctgcttatgttttcattaacttctgaggtaaaacggctggtcttttgacagataactattcgAATTTGACGTGCCGCAaaatccacatttccgcccgcaactttgcttgacaggattatatataccaaatatacctgttgcccttcacataCATCACACCTTATTGTATTGTAAAAGATAGGAAGTGCTGTGTAGCATCCATAGCAAATGATATCCAAGCCCCTTGCTCCACATAtgtatggttgccaatctccaggtggtggctagagatctcccagaattacaattggtctccaggAGACCCAGATacgttcccatggagaaaatagtcattttggaaggtggactccataaCATTATGACTCCACTGATGTCCTGTCTCCACCCCCATCCAAACTCTGttctctccaggttccacccccaaaatcttcaggtgtttCTCCACCGAGAGCTGACAGCCCTATGCACTATGTTGCACATTATGTGTCATGTTCTTCCAATGTTGGTGAATCTATACCTGGACTGCCATGGCGCAATCTCTACTAAACATTCCCTgctcccatttctcctcaatCTCATGCCAAACTTCCACCTCTCCAGCAATGATAAATAAAAACCCCTCTTTTCCAAAATGTAGGATTGTTGTGTCTTCTAAacgccccccctccacacacacagtcAATAACGATTCAAGTTTcattaaatttttaaacaaattggaTGGTCAAGGTGTTTACCATGTTTCAGGAGGTAAGATTTCTACACCTCAGATGTCTTCAGTATTTTTAATTCCAGAGCTCACCCATAACACCAACTAATAATATGGAACCTGCTTTTAATGTAACTGTATGTATCTGAACAAAAATATGGAAGATTTACTGGTACAGACCACATTAGAGGATGTACCTACTTGCAGGTTCCAGCCATGGACGGTGAATGCTATGGACTTGGTTAACCAGATTCTAGTTTAGTAGCACCTTAGATAACAACAACATTTTTGGAATAatagctttcaagagtcaaagctaccttcatcagatacttgttggtctctaaagtgcttctGGACTCAAGTCTACCTGTTCTCCTGCAAACCAACATGGTAACTCTCTGAAACTATAGGCTGTTTGCTGAGAAATGTAGTTCTGGTCACACCTTTCTTGGTAAACTACACAGCACATCATGGACCTTTGACAGTTGGATTGAGCTGGTCAGGATGTACCAGGGCACTGTTTTGTCCTCATACACACAGGGCATGGGAGATACTAGAAAAGGTTAAGAAGTCAAGAGGAATCTAGAACTTACCAGAGTCACAATCTCAAATGTTACCAAGGCATTTGGGGTAAGGGAGAGACAATGTTTCACAGAAAGCAGATGTGAAATTGTCACTGTCAAagttttatataaaaataatcaCAGGTCTCAAACTTACACCAAAAGAGTTAGTTTAGTCTGACACCGGGCATCAGGATGCCAAACCTGTTGGTCTGGACTACATCTCAGCCCCTCTCTCACCCTTAGCAGGGTAATGATTATTCAGAGAATAAAACTCCTCTTCCACAAATGGATATATTAAGATTGTACCCGCACTGCTTTTCAAACAAAAGAAGGAAGTagacatttgggggaggggttgtggtAGAACTGAGCAAACTGCATCGAGCTGCCCCCTTGCCCTCAAACAGGTCTTGGCAtgccttcagcattcaggtttACCCATTACATGACGTCCAAAGTTATGATTGAAGACATAGGATATGCTGGAGTCCTGCAACAGCTATCACCCAAGAGGTTCAATCTCATAAGCCCTTGGGAAGAGAAACTCCCTTTTCTCACACCATGCCTCTCCCACAGTCCCTCCACCTGTGCCCCAGTGGTGTCATAGCTCATCACGGGCTGTGCTGTCAAGAGGGGACTGGAGCACATCAGAGTTCTTGGCCTTGTTACTCAGTTCCTGCTGTTCCTTCATCTTCTGGGATTTGGCTCGGTCCCAGTCTGTCTTGATCTTCTCATTGTTCCACACCACAGAGGTCTCTGTGTCACTGATATATCCATCATCACCTGTGTAGTGTGTGGGGTAGACCAACAGCGGTTCCACTGAGAAAGCCAGCAAGTTTCGATTTTCAAAATGCTCCATATACTCAGTACTGTGAGAAGGGAAAACACAATATCATGTTGAAAAGACTTGAATGCTTTCAGACCCTTCAATGCTACAAATTTAAGGCAGCTGAAATTTCACTGTGCACAAGTATGGTTCTCAGCATTCCTTGGAGGAACCCCCAACAGAAATAGACTGAAATTTGAAGACCCTTTAAGTAAGAGTGAGGAAAAAGACATACCAAATGTACCAAATTCCAATTATTTTCAGACAAACCAGGAAGAAACATTTCCCGTTTTGGAAAGGAGAGGTCAATTTTGGAAAATACAAATTCTGAAAACTGTAGGCTAAACCTACCTACTCCCAGATTTGAAAGGTACCTTACTTGCTGAATAGTACTGATTTGACATTTTGTGAGACAGTTGCAAATTTCCTGCTTGAAATTATGAAGGCttaatttttatttgttcataTATTGCTTATACTTTAATTGTACTGTAGTATTGTTAAAATTtaggccaataaaggcttactactactactactactactactactactactactactactactactactactactactggccATGGGAACAGTATCCCAACCCCCTCACCCGCTTTGCCTTCCAAGTTGCTACAAAGCCCAGCCTTACACAGGATGTTTGTCAAACATGACAGGCAGGAACTCATCCACGGGGAGAATCTTGGAGAGGGGTTTGGCATCCAATAGCTTCTGGGCACCCTGCAGGGAGATGACATAGGCCAAGGTCCAATACGAGtaatcagcttccaccaggtTGCGGATATGGGGTACAGCTTTCTCAGGATGTTCCACCTGCATGCGCTTCCGGCCAATGTAGCTGGGGGTGCCAAGAGTGAAACAGCAACAGGAATGATTGAGAATTGTTAGATTCCAACCAAGTTGTGTTTAAACTCATTTTTGACTTTATATAGTAGTACAATTTGTTTTAAATAGTTTGACATGCTTATGACCACCATGTATGGAATTTGTTGCCACCAGATATagctttaaagttgttttaaaaattaattccttGATCTATTACATTTGGATCTTGCTTTACTTTCCTCACAGAACTGAAGGCGACCCATGTCAAGAGTGGCCAACAGGTCGTTCAGGGGTGATGAGACACTGCCCATAAATTAAAAGTACCTCTCCGCCTTTCTCTAGCAGAGAAGGATAAGAAGGATAAGAAGGATCCTGTAAAGGGAAGGATAAGAAAGAAAATCACTTTCTTATCCTTCCCTGTAAAGCTTCCACAAAACCATTTCTCCTTGGCCCTGCATGTGAAAAAGGCGGCACACATATGTACTAAGGActgttttgtgactggctccacctaTCGATTCGCCACTCTGTGACTGGTAGTTCCCAAGGCTCTTGAAAACAAGTACTTTCCAGAAATATATGTCCTCTTTTG of Sphaerodactylus townsendi isolate TG3544 linkage group LG03, MPM_Stown_v2.3, whole genome shotgun sequence contains these proteins:
- the LOC125427668 gene encoding procollagen galactosyltransferase 1-like encodes the protein MNLLYDLEEEGLDWDLIYIGRKRMQVEHPEKAVPHIRNLVEADYSYWTLAYVISLQGAQKLLDAKPLSKILPVDEFLPVMFDKHPVTEYMEHFENRNLLAFSVEPLLVYPTHYTGDDGYISDTETSVVWNNEKIKTDWDRAKSQKMKEQQELSNKAKNSDVLQSPLDSTARDEL